The window GCGATCTGAACGATGCAGGAGCGGCAAAGCTGGAGAAATGGTTTCAGCAGCCCGGTTCAGCGCGGTTTTATTGGGACTTTATCAAGACCTATACGGCCCTCAAAATTCATGAAGAGTCGCGTCTGGAGATGGAGGATTCTTCCGCCGGTTCAGACAGTCTGCTGAATGCGGAGCTGTGGAAAGCTCTGGCTCAGGATGAACAGACGGCGCCGGAGATCCCGATTTCGAAGGAAGTAATGAAAGAGAAAGCTCCTCCGGTCAATCGAGCTCCGCAAGCGCGTCCGCGGGTGAGCAAGCTGTCCATTTATACGCTGATTCTTTCCACCGCGGCGATTTTGATGGTTGTCGTCTATGCTCATCTGGTCACCTTCCGCAGGGGGGTGGAGGTGGCAACCCTGGAGGACAGCATCCAGGCCAAATGGGGGGAATCGGACGGGATGCTGAAGGCCGGAACGCGTCTGACGACCCGCAGAAGCCATTACCTGCGTGGAGGGGTCGCCAGTCTGAAGTTTGACAACAATGCAGTTGTAACGGTGGAAGGGCCGGCGGAATTTGAGCTTGTTTCCGAAGACCGGATTCGAATGCAGTACGGCCGTCTTTACTGCATTGTGCCGCAGGAGGCGCTTGGGTTCTCTGTGGTGACGCCCACGGTCATGGTGGTGGATTTGGGAACCGAGTTCGGCGTCCAGGCGGATTTCAACGGGACGACGGAGCTCCATGTGAGTCGGGGGCTGACGCGGCTTTTGTCCGGTGATAAACAGCGGAAAGTCAGTGTAGAGGCCAGAGAAGGAATGGGGTGGCGGGTATGCGGGCTGAGCTCTGAAGTCCTGCAGATCCCGATGGCTGAGTCGCTGTTTGTTCGGCGGATTAATTCGAAAGCGAATGTCGTCTGGCGGGGGCAAAAGTCCCTCAGTCTGGCCGATATTGTCGGCGGCGGCAACGGCTGGGGAACCGGGGTTCCGGAAACAGCCATCGACCCGCGTTCCGGCAAACGGGGCGGATACCGTGCGGAAGACCGGGAAGGAACTCGCGAATACCGTGTCCTGGCCGCAGAACGCTATATCGACGGAGTTTTTGTGCCCGAAGGCAGCCGGCCGCAGGTGGTCAGCAGTCAGGGGCATATTTTCCAGGAATGCCCGCCGACGAACAACATCTTCTTTGTGGAAATCGTCAACGGTTCAGCCCGAGAGGCAGCGGCGGCGATTCGCGGCGAGGCCACCTGCCGAATCGGCGAACGGGAATTCGGAACCGCGGATTACCCGGCCATTTTCATGCATGCTAATCTGGGCATTACGTTCGATTTAAATGCCATTCGTCGAGATTTGCCGACGGGATTTCGTTTCACCCACTTTGCGGCGGATGCCGGTTTGTCCTCGGATATTGACCGGACCCCCAATGCGGAGGTTTGGGTGCTGGTTGATGGACAAGTGCAGTTCAGGACGCGGCTGACGGACAAAGCCCAGGTGGTTCCGATTCGGGTTGCCCTTAAGGAAACGGAACGGTTTTTGACGCTGGTGACGACCGACGGACAGGATGTGGACCATCCGGACCAGCCGGGAGCACGAGCGTCCGATTCGGACTGGTGTGTGTTCGGTCATCCTCGACTGGAACTGTGATGTTGTTCCGAGAACAGAAGGAAATAGGAGTGTGAAGTGTGTGCTGTGAGGGATTTTGAGAAGTAAACTGGTATGAACTTTTTGTGGAGGAAAGAAGCGATGAAAAGCAGGATTTTTATGGTATTGGGCATTTTGTGTGTGGCGACGATGTCAGTGCAGGCATCGACAGTTGCGTACTGGCGGTTTGAGGAAGGCCCGGACCGGGCTCAGGTTTCACACGGCGGGATGCCGGACGGCGTATTTTATGAAGGAACGGCTGACAGCTCCGGCAACGGCTATGGTCTTTCTGTGTGGACGGAAGGGTGGGCTGGATACGAATATCGCAGCGATGTGGGGATTTCCTACATTCCTCTGACGGGCCAGCCGAATCAGTTTGCCGTCAAGAACACCGGCGGATATCCCACGCTGTTTACCAGTCCGGATGCCGAGATACGAACCATTACCCCTTCGGCTTTTACCATTGAGGCGACCTTTAAGCTGGAAAACGGCGGCTGGCGGACGATTGTAGGACGCGACAGCCGCGGGGCATATGCAGGAAATCCTGACCTGGCGGCCCTGTATTTCCAGGCAACTCCCGGCAACCGGCTGGCGATTAAGTTCTGCGATGTGTCCGGCTATTGGCATGAAGCGGTGTCTGCCGAGAACGTTTTTACCGGTTTTGACTGGGGGACAAATCCGGACGGCATCGGGGTTCCGTGGTACAGCATGGCAGCGGTGAGCGACGGTTCGACGCTTTCTCTGTATCTGCTTCAGATTGGGGCCGGCACCGGCTGGCAGCTGATTGCTCAGACGGATATTTCCGCCAGCGGAAGTCCGAATACAGCCCTGACGATGGGACAGGGCAGCGGAAATGACTGGATTGCCGGCACGTGGACAGTCGGCCGCGGGATGTATGCCGGTGGTCATACGGACCGGGCGTACGGGTTCCTGGATGAGGTTCGCATTTCGGATACGGCTCTGTCGGTCAGCGAGTTTCTGATTCCGGAACCGGCCAGCATTGTTTTGGTAGGGTTGGGTGCACTGGGGCTGCTTCGCCGCAGCAAGTAAAGGAAAACGGTTTTTTGCAGGAGACAGATATGAAAAAAGTATGTATAGCAGCAGCGGTGTTGTGTCTGGTCAGCATGCCTGTTCTGGCCAACACGGTTGCTTATTGGCGGTTTGAAGGCGGAACGGCGGGGTCTTGTGTGACTCACACAGGTTCGAATGGGGTTTATTATCCGGACATTCCGGATGTGTCGGGTAACGGCAATCATCTGTGTGTTTGGCAGACTTGCGGGGGCGGCGGATATATCTACCGCTCCGAAGTGGGCACGCCGAAGCTCCGCCTGACCGGAGAGGCGAATCTGCTGAGCGTGAAGAACTCCGGCGGCGGGCCGGCCATGTGGTGTTCGGCCCCGGGGCTCCAGTATATGACGCCCGCCCAGTTTACGATCGAGGCC of the Anaerohalosphaeraceae bacterium genome contains:
- a CDS encoding PEP-CTERM sorting domain-containing protein, translated to MKSRIFMVLGILCVATMSVQASTVAYWRFEEGPDRAQVSHGGMPDGVFYEGTADSSGNGYGLSVWTEGWAGYEYRSDVGISYIPLTGQPNQFAVKNTGGYPTLFTSPDAEIRTITPSAFTIEATFKLENGGWRTIVGRDSRGAYAGNPDLAALYFQATPGNRLAIKFCDVSGYWHEAVSAENVFTGFDWGTNPDGIGVPWYSMAAVSDGSTLSLYLLQIGAGTGWQLIAQTDISASGSPNTALTMGQGSGNDWIAGTWTVGRGMYAGGHTDRAYGFLDEVRISDTALSVSEFLIPEPASIVLVGLGALGLLRRSK